A single Meles meles chromosome 20, mMelMel3.1 paternal haplotype, whole genome shotgun sequence DNA region contains:
- the LOC123933005 gene encoding olfactory receptor 1361-like: protein MAMQGANVTSVSEFLLLGLSENPKQQQLLFILFLTMYLVTGLGNLLIILAIATDPRLHTPMYFFLANLAFVDICFTSTTIPKMLANHVSGHKGIPYAGCLTQMFFFIWFAGIDSFLLSAMAYDRYVAICHPLHYARSVTPQLCGLLVAASWTAAFGNALTHTVLLTRLSFCTHNRVPHFFCDLSPLLKTACSDTFLNNVMVYTMGALPTITPFVGILVSYTCIFATVLRIPSRRGKQKAFSTCGSHLSVVSLFYGTLIGVYFSPTSSHTAQKDTAAAVMYTVVTPMLNPFIYSLRNSDMKGALGALINRKTVFLQ, encoded by the coding sequence ATGGCCATGCAAGGGGCAAATGTCACCTCTGTCTCTGAGTTCCTGCTCCTGGGGCTCTCAGAGAACCCCAAGCAACAGCAGCTGCTGTTCATCCTCTTCCTGACTATGTACCTGGTCACGGGACTGGGGAACCTGCTCATCATCCTGGCTATCGCCACTGACCCCCgactccacacccccatgtacttcttcctggctAACTTGGCCTTTGTGGACATCTGCTTCACCTCCACCACCATCCCCAAGATGCTGGCCAACCACGTGTCAGGGCACAAAGGGATCCCTTATGCAGGCTGCCTCACCCAGATGTTCTTCTTCATCTGGTTTGCTGGCATCGATAGCTTCCTGCTGAGcgccatggcctatgaccgctatgtggccatctgtcaccCTCTGCACTATGCCAGGTCTGTAACACCACAGCTCTGTGGCCTCCTGGTGGCTGCATCCTGGACTGCAGCCTTCGGCAATGCTCTGACCCACACTGTGTTATTGACTCGCCTCTCATTCTGCACCCACAACCGGGTGCCCCATTTCTTCTGTGACCTCAGCCCTCTACTGAAGACGGCCTGCTCTGACACCTTTCTCAATAATGTGATGGTGTACACCATGGGTGCCCTACCCACTATCACTCCTTTTGTGGGCATCTTGGTCTCCTACACATGCATCTTTGCCACGGTGTTGAGGATCCCCTCcaggagaggcaagcagaaggcTTTCTCCACCTGTGGCTCTCATCTGTCTGTGGTGTCCCTGTTCTACGGGACACTCATTGGGGTTTACTTCAGCCCCACGTCCTCCCACACGGCCCAGAAGGACACAGCCGCTGCGGTGATGTACACTGTGGTCACTCCCATGTTGAACCCCTTCATCTACAGTCTACGCAACAGTGACATGAAGGGGGCCTTGGGGGCCCTCATCAATAGGAAGACAGTTTTTCTTCAGTGA